gtgtGACTTGATtggaaataattttagaaattaagcatTAGAATGTATTTAATTCAGGGATTATAATTCTAGTCCTAGAATAATCAAGTTGagacttgattgattaaatttataaaattatctttaaataatatatggatGTTATTTAAGGGtcaaatagatatttttctatttatagagtttttaaaattctctataaatataaaattatgcctcttatttttttaaaaaagttgtctattaaacagaaaaactatataaatcacaaaataaagagGTAGCACTCTAGGCATATCAATCCCTCTTTCTTAAATAtggattttgaagattttttactGATAGTTTGTGTGAAGTACTGTTGGGGGCTGGAAAAATTAGACGGTTTATGGTTTGTGACAACCCAACATttaaactggttcaaaccggtttggctcgggtttttttccgatttttttctgtttgggttcggttcggtttttttggtttttggcttataaaaccaaaaccgaaccgaaccaatcagttttttcaaaattctaatcggttttttttcacggttcggttttttgggttatttttttccagttttcttggtttaatcagttttttggtttttttgctcacccctattttttccactcattttctcttattattctTTACTATTTTCAAGTTtactcaaaataaaacatttaatttactaaatatatatatagtcaggATAAAAATggaatgacattaaaaaaaacccatcatcaatcaattatttatcagacaaaaacaaaaacaattagtaatattataatttatcagacaaaaacaaaaacaacgaAGAAATGCAGACTGCGAAAAGGCAGAACTACATCCTCCCCCCTCGATACTACAAAGACAATCACTCATCTATCATTGTAACCACATGAATAGCATCAAATTTAGAATTCAAATCGAGggtgaaaaaaaacaaggaagaaagagaagaaagaaaggaagctttatttatctaatataCTCAATCCTTAACCCATCAACTGTCGTGTTGATGCAGCCTTCACTCCTCGGCAACAATGTCACCCATATGTTTTCATCTCCTTCTGCCTCCAAATCTTCTAACAGTTCCGAGATCCCCAACTTCAGATCAGTCTTCTTTCTGAAAACTTCAATATTGCTCTCCCTTGCTACCCTGGTCACGCCCGGATCAATGTGAACAAAGGTTCCTGCAAATTCCCTGAACCTCGGATTCATAATCGTCTCATTAACGACATTAACATAAACATCAAACTTAACATATCTTTCCTCTGGGATATCAATTCCATGCACAACCAGgatctcttcctcttcttccttctcttttttggtTCTTCGGACTTTTGGCCTATTGACCCTTGTTCTTAAGGTAGCGTCTAGAAATCGGCCATGGGGACTGAAGTTAGAGGATAGAATGTCGTTCCGTTGCAGTTGCTGCTGCTTCGCATTTTGCCTCATCCTTAGTATGTTACGGGCGACTTCTAGTGGAACAGAAGGCTTAGGACGGTTATTAAGCCATGTGAAATCGACCTTCTCATACGCATATTGCAGCTTTCTGATACTCAGCACATCGCGAATTTTGATTCTATTGAGCTGCAATTTCTCgtcataaaagaaaaaggaagagtcTAGCCAATCAGGATCAGTGATAACCTTGTTCCCATGGAGCGTCCTCCAAACGTCCCAAAGACGATCGATATTGGCATGGTGTGGATAGAAAATAGGGTCTCTAGCAGCAGAGTAAAAGACACCCATATCCTCCCTGCTTCCCGGATTCAAATTGCTCCCTACCCACTTGTGCACAGTGTTGTGAGGGGCTAGTTCTATGGTGCCAGGCCCATTGCAAGACCCTCCCTCCCCTGCCTTATAAGGGCAGCCCATGAAGAGTTCCATCTTCTTTGCACCTGCTACCATTTGGTTATACATCATCACCAAGTTGGTGTGAACTTGGTCTTCAGGTCCTAACCCACTCTCGAAGCATCTGTAGTCTTCACTGCTAGGCGTAGTACAACTGTAGTCTAAATCAACCACACTTGGTGGAAAGTGGGAAAAGTCACGTGCTTCATGGAAAAATGGAGCCTTCATGTACATTTCAGGAATCACCATTCCTTCAGGAATGTCCCAAGGCCAGAATGGCAAAGCAAATGTGTCATCGCCTATGAGACTTCCAAGGATACGTTCGTGGAAATAGATCAACATACGGTGCCAGGGAAAGAACAGCCATGATCTGTGGATGTTAAGTGGAGAATTGGAGCCCTGCTGGTTATATGCTCCTGTGCAGAACAGACAGTGCAGATTGGCTTGACGAGTATAACTCCGAGGATCAGTGTCTGGAAGAGACTTCATTATGGTTATAGCCTTCTTGTACTTGGAAATATAGTTGTCGTCGAGGAGATGGGTTGGCCGTCGTACACGCAAAGGCAATGAAGGATCAGGAAATTGGAAATCAATAATagcaacatttgattgattcatTGGTGGGCAGCAGTAAACAGGAAGATCAGAGCGACCCATAGATTCATGGCACGATGTTAAATTTGGCAAAATAACTAGAGGTTTTTCCTGTTGATCCTTCCCCGGAGACGAGGCTAGTTTTAGCATGCCTGggattatgaaattgaattcccTGCAAGTATTAGCAACTTATTAGAGATTTTGCATTCGGAAAGCATGTAGTCGAACCACCaacaataaaaggaaaataaaggaaGAGTGACATTGCATTAGCTAATTGAGAGAAAGTGGCTTGAGGTGACAAGCaccattaaaaaagaagaagaaaaacctacCCCAAAAGCGCATGCTGGACTTCCGGTGCTTCAAGGATATGAAGAATCCGAGTAAAAGCTGCCACAATAGTGATTATGCCGAGGACCAGGCCCAATTTCTTTGCTTCCATGCTCGGAAAATCCTACACTCCTCCCAGTATGCTCTAACCtgttaagcaaaaaaaataataattgatgagGGGATATTAACGTTACCCAGACCATGCCTCTTTAATGCTATACAAATGCAATTCTGCCTCGACTGAGATAGAAGTAAATAAGTCAGAGgctatataaaaaatcaagaagaaaggaTAACAAGGTTTAGCAATTTATGTACTCAAATTGATGTACAAAGAGAAACAAACATGCAGGGTTAACGTTTGGACTGTAGTCTAAGAttactatcaattttttttgcttttttgagATTAAGAACACAATTAAGTTGCCGGGACCTTAATTTATGTACGACTTGTCTGCATCAGTACAAGCATccaatttatcattaattataatGACCCGCCTGCGCATTTATGGCATCCACTTTTTTTAGAGCTTCTTTCCTCCACGGATCTATATGTGCTGTATAAATGCTGAGTGCGTATTCTGTCACGACCGCTAATTTTGTCGGCATAACTTGTGTCGGATCCCGAGCCACGCTGCGATCAACTATACTGTTAATCTAAGCAAGACCAGGACGGTTCATAGTCACAACTCACAAGTGCTTTTAAACTTGATTTGGTGCTCCATCCAGCTCAAAACCcgagttaattttaatttttttataaataaaaataatattgttttgataaaaaaaattaatgaatgaaTTGTAACCGAGTTTTTAACCGAATCTTGATTTGATGGTCGATCCAGCTTAAAACTCgggtcaattttaatttttttataaataaatatgatattgttttagtaaaaaaaaaatagtgaatggGTTGTAACCGAGTTTTTGACCGAATCTTGTCAGGTCAACCGGGTCATTAAGTCAACCGGTCGGGTCGGTCGGGTTTTtgactgcttttttttttaacccagcCCGGTTCCAACCCCAAGtcagccgggtcccgggttgacCTGCCTGgccaggtttcaaaactataataaaaaccGGAAACAAATCATCATGCAATTTCCTTCTTTGAAACATCatagatattgaaaaaaatattattcatagaTGGTAATAAAATGACATAAACATACAATGGAATGAACTTAACTAAGCATGcgtaattaattagaatttataaataCATGTAACAATAAATATGAtgtataaacatattttttaaaattaattttaagcataAGTCATTGTTTAAAAAGTTCAAAGACAGGGTAATAACTCGATAATATATGAGTAGGACTTGCGTCCATATCAAATAACCCAAGACTTGGTAGAATGTCAAATCCAAATGATATAGGTTTAGCTCAATTCCAGGCCCAACATTCTCGGGTGTGAATATTAGCCGAGCCCAAGTGGGCAATGATCTGACGAGTTGTCAGACACAACTTCTTTTGGTTCAACTACGTGCTGAGCTAGATGAGATGTATGTTTGGCGAGCTACCATACCTAATATTCTTGGGTTCAGTTAGGTACTAAGCACAAATGGATATGAGTCTAGCGAGCTTTCAAATTCAACATCTTTGATGGAAAGAAGAATTGAAAATGGCTAGTTAACGAGCACATAACAAAGATGAATGACGATTGCAATACCTATGTGAACAGAGTGTAAACCATGTCAAAAGCATGGATATTTACTTAAGGTACTAGCTACAAAGTTGCACTCTATAATAAAACTTTGGTCATTTAGAGGTTGGGCaatggatttaaatttaaaaatttatatccaTTCTAGCAAAAACCATGCATATGTGTTAGTGATCATggattattttacaaaatagatgGAAAATCAGGTCGAGATTAAAACTAGACATTTTCACAAATGTTGATTCTAGTCaaatgacaacaaaaaaaaaagtactaaaaaaacacaaagttcAAATGGTTTTTCAACTCTTGGAAAAAACAATTGGGTAAATCATCGGTCATGTGCATCCATGCACTTACACATGCTTCAAGGTGATGAAAAAATTACACATTACTTTAATGTGATTAGGTTTGTTCAACTAATCAAATTtaacttggttaattttttatccaattcaaatataaatatgatcCAAATGAAttctcaaattaataatttttttaattaactcatGGAATAGAACTGAATTTGACAACTTAGCTACGGAAAACAGtatactaaaaaatatggtttaacTGCCAAGACAGTAAGCATTCTTCCAGCTAATTCTAGAGGATCATTAACTATTTAATCTAAAATTAGATTTAGATTATCATGATTAGAAAGAAGCTTGAAGCtttgtgattattattttaaaaaaagaaggatacTTGATATTTGAAGAACCTAAATTATTTGTTGGACTACTCCAAATGATGTGCCATAAAATGGGTAGATACATAATAGCAAATGAATCAATACCGATTAACAGGCCAAATGCCCATTAATCCCCAAAATTACTACGGCTGCAAACCTTCCAAAATTTCCCACAAGAACCCACGAATGACAAAACAACCCACTTGATCATAGACAGATTCTCTTGCCAAAATACAGAAACATCGCCATGCACACATCACAATTTGCTCACAGTCTAAAGTGTATTTCTGTAATTTCACACATGCATTCTCTCACTATGATTTGTGATCCAGTGACTCTCAATCCCCTCCGCAACTTTAAATCTTTCCCTTTTATCAAATCTCTTTTGACACTTGAAGACAGTAATTTCTGCTTATAATTGATCTTCAGACAGAAAATTTATGCAATGGCAACGAAAAGCAAGATTTTGTTCATTGGAGGGACAGGATACATAGGAAAATTCATTGTGGAAGCTAGTGCTAAGGCAGGCCATCCTACTTCTGTTCTTGTCAGAGACTCCACTCTCT
The DNA window shown above is from Populus trichocarpa isolate Nisqually-1 chromosome 4, P.trichocarpa_v4.1, whole genome shotgun sequence and carries:
- the LOC7469999 gene encoding aureusidin synthase gives rise to the protein MEAKKLGLVLGIITIVAAFTRILHILEAPEVQHALLGEFNFIIPGMLKLASSPGKDQQEKPLVILPNLTSCHESMGRSDLPVYCCPPMNQSNVAIIDFQFPDPSLPLRVRRPTHLLDDNYISKYKKAITIMKSLPDTDPRSYTRQANLHCLFCTGAYNQQGSNSPLNIHRSWLFFPWHRMLIYFHERILGSLIGDDTFALPFWPWDIPEGMVIPEMYMKAPFFHEARDFSHFPPSVVDLDYSCTTPSSEDYRCFESGLGPEDQVHTNLVMMYNQMVAGAKKMELFMGCPYKAGEGGSCNGPGTIELAPHNTVHKWVGSNLNPGSREDMGVFYSAARDPIFYPHHANIDRLWDVWRTLHGNKVITDPDWLDSSFFFYDEKLQLNRIKIRDVLSIRKLQYAYEKVDFTWLNNRPKPSVPLEVARNILRMRQNAKQQQLQRNDILSSNFSPHGRFLDATLRTRVNRPKVRRTKKEKEEEEEILVVHGIDIPEERYVKFDVYVNVVNETIMNPRFREFAGTFVHIDPGVTRVARESNIEVFRKKTDLKLGISELLEDLEAEGDENIWVTLLPRSEGCINTTVDGLRIEYIR